In a genomic window of Papilio machaon chromosome 4, ilPapMach1.1, whole genome shotgun sequence:
- the LOC106710737 gene encoding uncharacterized protein LOC106710737 produces the protein MSHTVTITRATTVSTGHAIIVNNGYLGTLPGLLKLAQLLLGAACVGVVGYYLEPGFYRYNNQKPELFYLLVAVACLVGTFCLLTACLVSFTTASMISKTIYEVIYHGVAFILYLAAGLTLIIEVNHQKNNYRNDYDPYLAAAVMGLVMAGLYLLSTFLANRTYRGI, from the exons ATGTCTCACACGGTGACGATCACCCGGGCAACCACGGTGAGCACCGGTCATGCAATCATCGTTAACAACGGCTACCTGGGAACATTGCCCGGACTGCTTAAACTAGCACAACTG TTGCTGGGAGCGGCGTGCGTCGGCGTGGTGGGGTATTACCTGGAGCCAGGTTTTTACCGGTACAACAACCAGAAGCCTGAGCTCTTCTATCTGCTAGTAGCGGTCGCTTGTCTGGTCGGCACCTTCTGCTTGCTAACCGCCTGCCTCGTGTCCTTCACCACTGCTTCTATGATATCGAAAACTATTTAC GAGGTGATATATCACGGAGTCGCGTTTATACTGTACTTAGCAGCGGGTTTAACACTCATAATTGAAGTTAATCATCAGAAAAATAACTATCGGAATGATTATGACCCTTATTTAGCTGCAGCG GTGATGGGTCTTGTCATGGCCGGTCTCTATCTGCTCAGTACATTCCTAGCGAATCGTACCTACCGAGGTATATAA
- the LOC106710740 gene encoding CKLF-like MARVEL transmembrane domain-containing protein 4: MMAPETVVTVDPNKPSPQQAPPPQQQGGPLDWIKINLDYFKAPPGLLKIVQLIIGILCMALGSPWASAWFVFVAVTSFITTLMWSFVYLLSIREALKLPINWVLSELISTTLETFFYLIAFIVMFTTVTGHYANNVAAAVFGMFNTLAYAASSFFLFKEHKASVAAAS; the protein is encoded by the exons ATGATGGCTCCCGAGACAGTGGTGACCGTAGACCCAAACAAGCCCTCCCCGCAGCAagcgccgccgccgcagcAGCAGGGCGGGCCGCTAGACTGGATCAAAATTAACTTAGATTACTTTAAAGCACCACCGGGATTGTTAAAGATCGTCCAATTG ATCATTGGCATCTTGTGCATGGCGCTGGGCTCGCCATGGGCATCCGCGTGGTTCGTCTTCGTCGCCGTTACCTCCTTCATCACCACGCTTATGTGGAGCTTTGTATACTTACTCAGCATCAGAGAAGCACTGAAACTACCCATCAATTGGGTTTTATCT GAATTGATCAGCACGACTTTGGAGACGTTCTTCTATCTGATCGCGTTTATAGTGATGTTTACGACGGTGACCGGACACTACGCGAACAACGTTGCCGCGGCT GTATTTGGCATGTTCAACACGCTGGCGTATGCTGCCAGTTCCTTCTTCCTGTTCAAGGAGCACAAAGCTAGCGTGGCGGCCGCCTCGTGA